The window ACGGCCACAGCGCCGGGTTGCCGGAGTACCCTCCGTCCCAGTAGGGAACGCCGTCGATCTCGACGGCCTGGAACATCAGGGGGATGCAGGCCGAGGCCATCACGTGGTCGGCCGTGATCTCCCGGTTATGGAAGAGCTTCACCTTGCCGGTGCGCACATTCGTCGCCGACAGGAACAGCCGGACGGAGTCGCAGGCGCGGACCGCGTCGAAATCGACGATCTCCTCGAGCAGGTCCTTCAGCGGGTTGAGATTGAGCGGGTTGAACTCGTAGGGCGACACGAAACGGCTGATGAGATCGACCATCATGAAGCCGGGCGACCAGTCCAGGCTCCAGTTGCCCATCATCCGGTCGACGACGGTGCGCTGGACCGGCGACATCCGCGAGCTGCGGCTGACCGCGCGCCAATAGTCCTCCAGCGCCCGCCGCGCTCCGTCGGGGCCGCCCTTGTGATAGCCCGACACCAGGGCGACGGCGTTCATGGCGCCGGCGCTCGTGCCGCTGATGCCGTCGATCTTCAGAGGACCCCGCTCCAGGATCCAGTCGAGCACACCCCAGGTGAAGGCGCCGTGCGCGCCGCCGCCCTGCAGGGCGAGATTGATCGGCGTGTGCGCGTCGACGGGGGCGTCGATGTCGAAGAGCTTCGGCGCCGGCTTCGCCGGCTGCGCGGCCCGTGCGCCTTTGGCGGTGGCCTTTCGGGCGGCCATCGGGCTACTGCGCCGTCCAGCCGCCGTCGACCGGCAGCAGCGAGCCGGTGATCGAGCGGGCGCCGTCGGAACACAGGAACACCGCGATGTCGGCGACCTCGTCCACGGTGACGAACTCCTTGGTCGGCTGGGCGGCGAGCAGGACGTCCCGCTTGACCGCCTCCTCGCTGATGCCGCGGGCCCTGGCGGTATCGGGGACCTGCTTCTCGACGAGCGGGGTCCAGACGTAGCCGGGGCAGATGGTGTTGACCGTGATGCCGTGCTCGGCGGTCTCCAGGGCCACCGTCTTGGTGAGGCCGGCGAGGCCGTGCTTGGCCGCCACATAGGCGGCCTTGTACGGCGAGGCGACGAGGGCGTGGGCCGATCCGGTGTTGATGATACGACCCCAGCCGCGTTCCTTCATGCCGGGAACCGCGGCGCGCATGCCGTGAAAGGCGGCGGACAGGTTGATCGCGATGATCGCGTCCCATTTCTCGACGGGAAAGTCCTCTACCGGCGAGACGAACTGGATGCCGGCATTGTTGACGAGGATGTCGACGGCGCCGAACGCCTTTTCCGCGTCGGCGATCATGGCGGCGATCTCGTCGGGCCTGGTCATGTCGGCCGGCGAATGGCGAACCTCGACCTTGTG is drawn from Microbaculum marinisediminis and contains these coding sequences:
- a CDS encoding patatin-like phospholipase family protein, encoding MAARKATAKGARAAQPAKPAPKLFDIDAPVDAHTPINLALQGGGAHGAFTWGVLDWILERGPLKIDGISGTSAGAMNAVALVSGYHKGGPDGARRALEDYWRAVSRSSRMSPVQRTVVDRMMGNWSLDWSPGFMMVDLISRFVSPYEFNPLNLNPLKDLLEEIVDFDAVRACDSVRLFLSATNVRTGKVKLFHNREITADHVMASACIPLMFQAVEIDGVPYWDGGYSGNPALWPFFYETEARDLLLIQINPIERPETPKSAREILNRMNEITFNSSLLKELRAIEFVDRLVEQGVLPADRYRQIRVHVIDGGESLNGLTASSKFNAEWKFLTFLRDRGRAAAERFVEQFHQNRGEQSTADMRRIFE
- a CDS encoding 3-hydroxybutyrate dehydrogenase; the protein is MTLKGKSAVVTGSTSGIGHAIANALASHGANITLNGFGDPAEIEATRSEMADKHKVEVRHSPADMTRPDEIAAMIADAEKAFGAVDILVNNAGIQFVSPVEDFPVEKWDAIIAINLSAAFHGMRAAVPGMKERGWGRIINTGSAHALVASPYKAAYVAAKHGLAGLTKTVALETAEHGITVNTICPGYVWTPLVEKQVPDTARARGISEEAVKRDVLLAAQPTKEFVTVDEVADIAVFLCSDGARSITGSLLPVDGGWTAQ